From Chelatococcus sp. YT9, a single genomic window includes:
- a CDS encoding phage tail tape measure protein, giving the protein MTTKTSHLVLKLKDELSGPAGKAAGALGKVGDAGKGLKKLSGASAEVQRLSQDLGKLQGQLGKVESFRGIQADFAAARTRFRSAQTEVQRLAREMAAVDKPTQKMATAFARAQREVRSAAQAFERQRTAIVAAKRAMETAGVPIDKLAAAERRLKSAIDQTNTSLSFQKRVEARAHHMAPSAHAPLVRGGAASAAYGAAGGVLVGMGGPLLGAAGAGFAIKQVTESSLSLEKTMTEVARATDASGAALKAYEQKVLDIARATGKTKEEIGAMLASAGFAGRPAHELVRFTEYASKATTAWGTTAEDTGQALAELGNIFRAHQARIEEIGDAVNTVADGAAASEPDLLEFIRRAGAVGDQAGFTAEQVISFGAAFKEIGTRTDVAATAFNALVNSLTLGAEFTKHAEEGFKALGINIKKFQKSFVKKPLETTLELLEKITAIKDPLKRASILNDIYGKEYGDDIARLTGNMEGLHRILGMVADRTKYLGSVQKNFDTAINTDVNKIARATQALDVLAARAGNAFKVIAGGAAQEVNSLVDSIEKGDSLFQRVLGRYDAQLKKAAELEGRLRPDGKIDMGAPVLDDVGGDNWFDRNAPWLSGRVWRQGLDSWLGETGDEAARKGREAAIEEHFRKQREMVNERDRLRKRNADAGGNRVVFDEKTGRYMARDVAEAELSHLEEVVRRTEQRNAQMQQELAALRAVVRSQERLRDVMGGGSMDNAEPVGSGLTTFGFGRHGMPAPETAPAPLPPRRPESLGGKPVPEGGPHVPATQPIPIAAPTVDTTALDEAKAKAEEAGNDIKASLDVVARPQVDVSSFADAESFVDRLLRKISLIGPASRQAQAEMGRAVGSSFKNRQDGSLHDGNQ; this is encoded by the coding sequence ATGACAACGAAAACCAGTCATCTGGTCCTGAAGCTCAAAGACGAGCTCTCGGGACCGGCGGGCAAAGCCGCCGGCGCCCTTGGTAAAGTGGGCGACGCCGGCAAGGGGCTGAAGAAGCTAAGCGGCGCTTCCGCTGAAGTGCAACGCCTGTCGCAGGACCTTGGTAAACTGCAGGGCCAACTCGGCAAGGTCGAGTCCTTCCGCGGCATCCAGGCTGACTTCGCAGCGGCGCGGACGCGCTTCCGATCGGCTCAGACTGAAGTGCAGCGTCTCGCGCGCGAGATGGCGGCCGTGGACAAGCCGACACAAAAGATGGCGACGGCCTTCGCACGGGCTCAACGGGAAGTGCGGAGTGCCGCTCAGGCGTTTGAGCGCCAGAGGACCGCCATCGTCGCCGCCAAGCGGGCGATGGAGACGGCAGGTGTGCCGATCGACAAGCTTGCGGCGGCCGAAAGGCGCCTGAAGTCGGCGATCGACCAGACCAACACGTCACTGTCGTTCCAGAAGCGTGTGGAGGCAAGGGCGCATCATATGGCGCCCTCGGCTCACGCCCCCTTGGTCCGTGGCGGCGCGGCCTCTGCGGCCTATGGTGCCGCGGGTGGCGTCCTCGTGGGGATGGGCGGCCCGCTGCTCGGCGCGGCCGGTGCGGGCTTCGCGATCAAGCAGGTGACTGAGTCGTCGCTCTCGCTCGAGAAGACGATGACGGAAGTCGCACGCGCGACCGATGCCAGCGGCGCAGCGCTGAAGGCATACGAGCAAAAGGTGCTCGATATCGCGCGCGCGACGGGCAAGACAAAGGAGGAGATCGGCGCGATGCTCGCCTCGGCTGGCTTTGCCGGCCGGCCCGCGCATGAGCTCGTCCGCTTCACCGAATATGCGTCAAAGGCAACGACCGCATGGGGCACGACGGCGGAGGATACCGGCCAGGCGTTGGCCGAGCTTGGAAACATTTTCCGCGCCCACCAGGCTCGTATCGAAGAGATCGGTGACGCGGTCAACACCGTTGCCGATGGCGCTGCGGCGAGCGAACCGGACTTGTTGGAGTTCATTCGCAGGGCGGGAGCGGTCGGTGATCAAGCCGGCTTCACCGCCGAGCAGGTCATCTCCTTCGGGGCTGCATTCAAGGAAATCGGCACGCGTACCGACGTGGCCGCCACCGCCTTCAATGCGCTCGTGAATTCTCTCACGCTCGGTGCAGAGTTCACGAAGCATGCCGAAGAGGGCTTCAAGGCGCTCGGCATCAACATCAAGAAGTTCCAGAAGAGTTTCGTCAAGAAACCTCTGGAAACGACTTTGGAGTTGCTCGAAAAGATCACCGCGATCAAGGATCCGCTCAAGCGCGCATCCATCTTAAATGACATCTATGGGAAAGAGTACGGCGACGATATTGCCCGGCTCACGGGCAATATGGAAGGCCTGCACCGGATTCTCGGGATGGTCGCCGATCGGACCAAGTACCTCGGCTCGGTCCAGAAGAACTTCGATACCGCCATCAACACGGACGTCAACAAGATTGCCCGCGCGACGCAGGCGCTCGACGTCCTCGCGGCCCGTGCCGGCAACGCGTTCAAGGTGATCGCCGGTGGAGCGGCGCAAGAGGTCAACAGCCTCGTCGACAGCATCGAGAAGGGCGACAGCCTGTTTCAGCGCGTGCTGGGACGGTACGACGCCCAATTGAAAAAAGCGGCCGAGCTTGAAGGGCGCCTTCGGCCGGATGGCAAGATCGACATGGGCGCGCCCGTCCTGGATGACGTTGGGGGCGATAATTGGTTTGACCGAAACGCGCCCTGGCTAAGCGGCAGGGTGTGGCGCCAGGGGCTGGATAGTTGGCTCGGGGAGACCGGCGACGAGGCGGCCCGGAAGGGCCGCGAGGCGGCCATCGAGGAGCATTTCCGCAAGCAGCGTGAGATGGTCAACGAGCGCGACCGCTTGCGGAAGCGCAATGCCGACGCTGGCGGCAATCGTGTCGTCTTCGATGAGAAGACCGGCCGATATATGGCGCGTGACGTCGCCGAAGCCGAGCTGTCGCACCTCGAGGAAGTCGTCAGGCGTACCGAGCAGCGCAACGCCCAAATGCAGCAGGAACTCGCGGCATTGCGTGCCGTTGTTCGCTCCCAAGAGCGCCTGCGCGACGTCATGGGCGGGGGCAGCATGGACAATGCCGAACCGGTTGGTTCGGGACTGACCACGTTTGGTTTTGGTAGGCACGGCATGCCCGCGCCTGAGACCGCGCCGGCACCGCTTCCCCCCAGAAGGCCGGAAAGCCTTGGCGGCAAGCCAGTGCCGGAGGGCGGGCCGCATGTACCTGCAACACAGCCAATTCCGATCGCCGCCCCCACCGTCGACACGACGGCCCTCGACGAGGCCAAGGCCAAGGCGGAGGAAGCGGGCAATGACATCAAGGCGTCCCTTGACGTCGTGGCGCGGCCGCAAGTGGACGTGTCCTCATTTGCGGATGCGGAAAGCTTCGTCGATCGGCTGTTGCGGAAGATCTCCCTGATCGGCCCTGCGTCGCGGCAAGCGCAGGCCGAGATGGGCAGGGCAGTCGGATCCAGTTTCAAAAACCGCCAAGACGGCTCGCTTCATGACGGGAATCAATGA
- a CDS encoding DUF6756 family protein, whose translation MTRAEFQRTAKPHLIADVRLYSTAEVTLYDLVADVRASVERHSMVEMPVDQAADFVHAAKTTFLKEDVGWGWWWESLSQPTFHVVYQASLYSSVLLPALLGPKAQVVLIVPTGTPRQATPAFTGTAEELVEVLNDLPMFEFVIVDPHLKWIICDMHDGVLCFCGAVTVAE comes from the coding sequence ATGACGCGAGCTGAATTCCAGCGAACAGCAAAGCCGCATCTCATCGCGGATGTGCGGCTGTACTCGACTGCGGAGGTGACGTTGTACGATCTAGTCGCTGATGTTCGTGCCTCTGTCGAACGTCATTCGATGGTCGAGATGCCGGTCGACCAAGCCGCTGATTTTGTTCACGCTGCCAAAACAACGTTCCTGAAAGAAGATGTGGGATGGGGTTGGTGGTGGGAAAGCCTGTCGCAGCCAACATTCCACGTTGTTTATCAGGCTAGCCTATACTCTTCAGTGTTGCTTCCGGCGCTACTCGGCCCCAAAGCACAAGTGGTCTTGATCGTTCCGACAGGGACCCCTCGGCAGGCCACGCCCGCGTTTACGGGTACGGCTGAGGAACTGGTCGAGGTCTTGAATGACCTTCCAATGTTCGAGTTCGTCATCGTCGATCCGCATCTCAAATGGATCATATGCGATATGCACGATGGCGTGCTCTGCTTCTGCGGTGCCGTAACCGTTGCAGAATAA
- a CDS encoding DUF3987 domain-containing protein — protein sequence MTNDGDPDILEALSEKFGGTVESGTLVGCTIAGIHCNVFRAMDGGPVVVTSGDSQYRPTDLARYARMAVGLPVQPPPAANDNTPVDLWAERQKPPLPKGLLPPVIEEFAEARSKQMGVDAGGLAIAALAVCAAALPDRVQLQVKRSDPDWTESARLWVALVGAPSTKKSPMIATAARPLREIDTGFVSDYLNAVAEHARLPKAERAVTPPPIQKRVMLEDTTVEATQELLRDNQGGVLLLRDELSAWFGSMERYGTTKGAMADRGFWLQSFNGGAHTTNRIGRGLVHVPNLSVSLLGGIQPEPIRAIASDTHDDGLLQRLLPVVLGPATVGSHEPLEGNTGAYGALVRRLHKCRPHHGPVGDERPIRFCEAAQALRNELEERHLALAQAWEMVNRKFGAHLGKYDAFFARLCLIFHAAEATSHELPEEISEGTTRRAGEFLHTFLFRHAVAFYANVLGLTDDHDDVAEAAGYILAGRFQSITVRDICRGSRPLRRLGAEGAAKALEQLELMGWLDAVPPRRGGKISEYRVNPSVHRIFEERAADESRRRAEIKSLISRAATDGGN from the coding sequence GTGACGAACGATGGTGATCCCGACATCTTAGAAGCGCTTTCAGAAAAGTTCGGAGGGACAGTCGAGTCCGGCACGCTGGTCGGATGCACCATCGCCGGGATCCACTGCAACGTTTTCCGTGCCATGGATGGCGGCCCCGTGGTGGTGACAAGTGGTGACAGTCAATATCGGCCCACCGATCTTGCCCGCTACGCTCGCATGGCGGTGGGCCTCCCGGTGCAGCCACCTCCGGCGGCGAACGACAATACGCCTGTCGACCTTTGGGCCGAGCGGCAGAAGCCGCCCCTTCCAAAGGGCCTACTTCCACCGGTCATCGAGGAGTTTGCGGAAGCCCGCTCCAAACAGATGGGGGTTGATGCCGGCGGCCTTGCGATCGCGGCGCTGGCCGTGTGCGCCGCTGCCTTGCCGGATCGCGTTCAGCTGCAGGTTAAGCGGAGCGATCCGGACTGGACGGAATCGGCGCGGCTGTGGGTTGCGCTTGTCGGAGCGCCAAGCACGAAGAAGTCACCCATGATTGCAACAGCGGCGCGCCCCCTGCGTGAAATCGATACCGGGTTCGTCAGTGATTATCTGAATGCAGTTGCGGAGCACGCACGGCTGCCCAAGGCTGAGCGGGCCGTTACGCCGCCCCCGATACAGAAGCGGGTGATGCTTGAGGATACCACGGTCGAGGCGACGCAGGAGTTGCTTCGCGACAATCAGGGCGGCGTCCTGCTTCTCCGCGACGAGCTTAGCGCTTGGTTCGGATCGATGGAGCGTTACGGCACAACGAAGGGTGCGATGGCAGATCGCGGCTTCTGGCTGCAATCATTCAACGGTGGGGCACACACGACCAATCGCATCGGCCGCGGGCTGGTCCATGTCCCAAACCTGTCGGTGAGTCTCCTGGGCGGCATTCAGCCCGAGCCTATCCGAGCAATCGCCTCAGACACGCACGACGACGGCCTCCTGCAGCGCCTGCTGCCGGTTGTTCTCGGTCCAGCGACGGTTGGTAGCCACGAACCGCTTGAGGGCAATACGGGCGCCTATGGCGCCCTGGTGCGCCGACTCCATAAGTGTCGGCCTCATCACGGCCCTGTGGGGGACGAGCGTCCTATCCGCTTTTGCGAGGCGGCGCAGGCGCTGCGCAATGAGTTGGAGGAGCGGCACCTCGCGCTTGCGCAGGCATGGGAGATGGTCAATCGAAAGTTTGGAGCGCATCTAGGGAAGTATGACGCGTTCTTCGCTCGGCTATGCCTGATATTCCATGCGGCAGAGGCGACCAGTCACGAGCTGCCGGAAGAGATATCGGAAGGCACGACAAGACGGGCAGGTGAGTTCCTGCACACTTTTCTGTTCCGTCACGCTGTTGCCTTCTACGCGAACGTCCTCGGCCTAACAGACGATCACGACGATGTTGCCGAAGCGGCGGGGTACATCCTGGCGGGTCGCTTTCAGAGCATTACAGTGCGGGACATATGCCGCGGCAGCCGGCCCTTGAGGAGGTTGGGGGCCGAAGGCGCTGCCAAAGCCTTGGAACAGCTTGAGCTCATGGGCTGGCTGGATGCGGTGCCTCCCCGGCGAGGCGGCAAAATATCGGAATATCGTGTGAACCCGAGCGTTCACCGTATTTTCGAGGAACGCGCAGCCGATGAATCGAGGCGGCGGGCCGAGATCAAATCGCTGATTTCACGCGCTGCAACTGACGGCGGCAATTAG
- a CDS encoding recombinase family protein, with translation MPTSESKQNERTKLMGQASRHAAIYARFSSDLQKDRSIDDQISLARAYCSRNGLSVVREYSDRARSGASLFGREGLEALMRDAKGGLFDVVVVEALDRLSRDQEDLAGIWKRLRFIGVEVVAVHEGTADAVQIGVRGLLGSLFLADLAHKVRRGQSGIVREGRHAGGKAYGYRPVAGKPGEMEIVPDEADVVRRIFTEYAGGRTPRDIAAGLNRDRIAPPRGQVWNASTINGNMARGYGIILNDIYAGKLVWNRVRMIKDPDTGKRVSRPNPESEWLTADVPHLRIVEQDLVDAARTRKLKRSHTPASHRQKPKHLLSGLLKCGECGSGMRVHDKDRGRLRVRCSRHVESGSCTNGRRYYADIIEKTVVEGLRDEMRDPQVIAEYVATFHAEMKRLSASSRRNRSAIERKLGETKRAMDRIIDAIADGSVPAAMVSDRLRDLEADMRRFEADLTLADQEDQVIALHPGVLVRYGQHLEDLAASLATSLRDDQAGLEAFRSLVDSVVVHPARPGENLTVDIKGRLSALLECDVFPSVRVAGVQMVAEDRAGLNRRTQVVDIIHLGNWREAMIRAIADLDFD, from the coding sequence ATGCCAACCAGCGAGAGCAAGCAGAACGAGCGCACCAAGCTGATGGGACAGGCAAGTAGACACGCAGCAATCTACGCGCGTTTTTCCAGCGATCTTCAGAAGGACCGCTCGATTGACGATCAGATTTCGCTTGCCAGGGCGTATTGCTCACGAAATGGGCTGTCCGTTGTCCGGGAATATTCCGACCGAGCTCGGTCCGGCGCCTCGCTGTTCGGCCGCGAGGGGCTCGAAGCCCTTATGCGCGACGCGAAAGGCGGGCTGTTCGATGTCGTCGTGGTTGAGGCACTAGACCGCCTGTCGCGAGATCAGGAAGATCTGGCAGGGATCTGGAAGCGCCTTCGTTTCATCGGCGTCGAGGTGGTGGCGGTGCACGAGGGCACGGCCGACGCGGTGCAGATCGGAGTGCGGGGCCTATTGGGCTCACTCTTTCTTGCGGATCTTGCCCATAAGGTTCGGCGGGGCCAATCTGGAATCGTGCGTGAAGGTCGCCATGCTGGTGGAAAAGCTTATGGATATCGCCCTGTTGCCGGCAAGCCAGGCGAGATGGAAATCGTACCGGATGAAGCGGACGTGGTGCGCCGCATTTTCACCGAGTATGCAGGAGGCAGGACGCCGCGCGACATTGCCGCCGGGCTCAACCGAGATCGCATAGCGCCGCCGCGTGGGCAGGTATGGAACGCCTCGACGATCAACGGCAACATGGCGCGAGGCTACGGCATCATCTTGAACGATATCTATGCCGGTAAGCTCGTTTGGAACCGGGTCCGAATGATTAAGGACCCCGACACTGGCAAGCGTGTCTCCAGGCCAAACCCTGAAAGCGAATGGCTCACGGCTGACGTGCCTCACTTGCGCATCGTGGAACAGGATCTTGTCGACGCTGCGCGGACACGAAAGCTGAAACGGTCCCATACACCAGCATCTCACAGACAGAAGCCAAAGCATCTCCTATCCGGCCTGCTTAAGTGTGGGGAATGCGGATCAGGCATGCGCGTCCATGACAAGGACCGAGGGCGCCTTAGGGTGCGCTGCTCGCGCCACGTCGAAAGCGGTTCGTGCACAAACGGCCGCCGCTACTATGCCGACATAATCGAGAAGACCGTTGTAGAAGGCCTACGCGATGAAATGCGTGATCCACAGGTGATCGCGGAGTATGTCGCCACCTTCCACGCCGAGATGAAAAGACTTTCGGCTTCCAGTAGGCGAAACCGCTCCGCCATCGAGCGGAAGCTTGGCGAGACCAAACGAGCGATGGACAGGATCATAGATGCTATCGCCGATGGGTCTGTGCCGGCGGCGATGGTATCGGACAGGTTGAGGGATCTGGAGGCTGACATGCGGCGCTTTGAAGCCGATCTCACCTTAGCCGACCAGGAAGACCAGGTGATCGCTCTGCACCCTGGCGTGCTCGTCCGCTATGGTCAGCACCTCGAAGATCTAGCCGCCAGCCTTGCTACGTCACTTCGTGACGATCAGGCCGGGCTGGAAGCGTTTCGCTCCTTGGTAGACAGCGTGGTCGTCCACCCAGCCAGACCAGGGGAGAATCTGACCGTCGATATCAAGGGAAGGCTTTCAGCCTTGCTGGAATGCGATGTGTTCCCATCTGTTCGCGTCGCGGGGGTGCAGATGGTAGCGGAGGACCGTGCTGGCCTCAATAGACGAACGCAAGTAGTTGATATTATTCACTTGGGAAATTGGCGCGAGGCAATGATCCGCGCCATCGCTGACCTTGATTTCGATTGA
- a CDS encoding DUF6551 family protein, whose translation MTMRRPIHAMAIDGIVPATPPTPPPECTWLSPSDLLVDGAYQRTLSERSITLIRRIVATWDWRRFKPPVAAWTEEGLEVIDGQHTAIAAMSHPAIEKIPVMVVEAPDLVDRAQAFLGHNRDRLNVTRTQIHAASLAAKDEDALGIERVCAAVGIAIVRTQPKAFKPGETMAIAAIERLIRNHGEEGAKWVLDVLRAAECAPVSAQQIRAVELLMTDEEYCEAFDAADLTAAIVQLGDEAEKEAKVFAATHCVPLWRGLASVWFKKTKKRKKAAAPPHSRGGWSPGVHLHRCNACDNTFVGARLATTCSACAYQEDAA comes from the coding sequence ATGACAATGCGTCGCCCGATCCACGCGATGGCGATCGACGGCATTGTCCCAGCGACGCCACCGACGCCACCGCCGGAATGCACGTGGCTGTCCCCCTCCGATCTCCTGGTTGACGGGGCGTATCAGCGGACGCTGTCCGAACGATCCATCACGTTGATCCGGCGCATTGTTGCGACATGGGACTGGCGACGCTTCAAGCCGCCCGTTGCCGCCTGGACTGAGGAGGGCCTGGAGGTCATCGACGGACAGCACACGGCTATTGCCGCGATGAGCCATCCAGCGATCGAGAAGATACCGGTGATGGTCGTCGAAGCACCTGACTTGGTCGACCGCGCTCAGGCGTTCTTAGGCCACAACCGGGACCGGCTCAACGTCACCCGAACGCAGATCCATGCGGCATCGCTCGCGGCGAAAGACGAAGATGCACTCGGCATCGAGCGCGTCTGCGCGGCGGTGGGGATCGCGATCGTCAGGACGCAGCCCAAGGCCTTCAAGCCGGGCGAGACTATGGCGATCGCCGCTATTGAACGTCTTATCCGAAATCACGGCGAGGAGGGCGCGAAATGGGTCCTCGATGTCCTGCGGGCGGCCGAATGCGCACCTGTATCGGCTCAGCAGATCCGAGCGGTCGAATTGCTGATGACGGATGAGGAGTACTGCGAGGCCTTCGATGCCGCCGATCTGACCGCTGCGATCGTCCAGCTCGGCGACGAAGCGGAGAAGGAAGCTAAGGTCTTCGCCGCTACGCACTGCGTCCCGCTCTGGCGAGGGTTGGCCTCGGTCTGGTTCAAAAAGACAAAGAAGCGGAAGAAGGCCGCCGCTCCACCTCACAGCCGGGGCGGCTGGAGCCCCGGTGTCCACCTCCATCGCTGCAACGCCTGTGACAACACTTTCGTCGGCGCGCGCCTCGCGACGACCTGCTCTGCCTGTGCGTACCAGGAGGACGCGGCATGA
- a CDS encoding LexA family transcriptional regulator yields MDNEFGEAVRAAREAKGWSQDKLAEAVGTTQSSIDRIERGLVARSRIAPEVAMALGIPLHGRIITTQWPPQTAGGSVGAVDFPIKPRVVAAPSGQIPVYAAMEEDGEILIANDPIDFMKRPEPLEGIEGGYAIYVVGDSMAPEYEPGDLAIVHPRLPPVSGTTCIFYASDLGEGRAMMKRLVRPRQSKWQVKQWSPAKELDLDRAEWPVCHRVVARHVRR; encoded by the coding sequence ATGGACAATGAATTCGGGGAAGCCGTGCGTGCGGCGCGCGAGGCCAAGGGCTGGAGCCAGGACAAGCTGGCGGAAGCCGTTGGGACAACCCAGTCATCAATCGACCGCATCGAGCGCGGGCTCGTGGCGCGTTCCCGTATAGCGCCGGAAGTCGCAATGGCGCTAGGGATCCCGCTCCATGGCAGAATAATCACGACGCAATGGCCGCCACAGACTGCGGGGGGCTCGGTCGGCGCCGTGGATTTTCCGATCAAGCCGCGGGTGGTGGCTGCGCCATCCGGGCAGATCCCTGTGTACGCGGCAATGGAGGAAGACGGCGAGATCCTGATCGCGAACGATCCGATTGACTTCATGAAGCGCCCCGAGCCCCTGGAAGGGATCGAGGGCGGGTATGCGATTTATGTGGTCGGCGATTCGATGGCACCGGAATATGAGCCGGGTGATCTCGCCATCGTGCACCCGCGCCTGCCGCCCGTGAGCGGCACGACATGCATCTTCTACGCGAGCGATTTAGGCGAGGGGCGTGCGATGATGAAAAGGCTTGTGCGGCCTCGGCAGAGCAAATGGCAAGTGAAGCAGTGGAGCCCAGCAAAAGAGCTTGATCTTGACCGGGCGGAATGGCCAGTTTGCCACAGGGTGGTGGCGCGGCATGTGCGCCGATAA
- a CDS encoding YdaS family helix-turn-helix protein, whose amino-acid sequence MTRFRNPSLQRAIEIVGSQSKLAKMIGVRSQAAISRALLGEVKLSAELAVAVEAATAGQVPRWQLRPDLWAAPWSTYSLPEPEQKQEARA is encoded by the coding sequence ATGACGCGATTTCGGAACCCTTCTCTACAGCGGGCAATCGAGATCGTCGGCTCGCAATCGAAGCTGGCGAAAATGATCGGTGTCCGCTCCCAGGCCGCGATCTCCAGGGCTCTCCTTGGGGAAGTGAAGCTGTCTGCTGAATTGGCCGTGGCGGTCGAGGCTGCCACGGCCGGACAAGTCCCACGGTGGCAGTTGCGCCCGGACCTCTGGGCCGCCCCATGGTCAACATACTCGCTGCCCGAACCTGAACAGAAGCAGGAGGCGCGCGCGTGA
- a CDS encoding helix-turn-helix domain-containing protein, producing the protein MSHQAVAWAKRQKIVGGAVKSVLILLAEYAQEKTHVAWPSQATLARDLGISLQSVRRALAVLDTYKVIKRTMRTNEAGGRTSDRIKLHVGREFCITRDQARVVRLDREVKKPVVDAAPPMSPRDRGYVPVGQGVCPHGTLNHHRTSIEPPLRPSQEGELTFQEEAPRTREDGQGRPTLTVVPGGLSSSGWAPDASGTTAMIGVCA; encoded by the coding sequence GTGAGCCATCAGGCGGTCGCTTGGGCCAAGCGCCAAAAGATCGTTGGGGGAGCGGTTAAATCAGTTCTGATCCTGCTCGCGGAATATGCGCAGGAGAAGACGCATGTCGCATGGCCATCGCAGGCAACGTTGGCGCGGGATCTCGGCATCTCGTTGCAATCCGTTCGCCGCGCCTTGGCCGTGCTCGACACGTACAAGGTCATCAAGAGGACGATGCGGACGAATGAGGCGGGCGGGCGCACGTCCGATCGCATCAAGCTCCACGTCGGCCGCGAGTTCTGCATTACACGTGATCAGGCTCGTGTCGTTCGCCTCGATCGCGAGGTGAAAAAGCCGGTGGTTGACGCCGCCCCCCCTATGTCCCCACGGGACAGGGGGTATGTCCCAGTGGGACAGGGGGTATGTCCCCACGGGACACTGAACCACCATAGAACCTCCATTGAACCTCCACTAAGACCTAGCCAAGAAGGGGAGCTGACCTTTCAGGAAGAGGCTCCACGTACGCGAGAGGACGGACAGGGTCGCCCAACGTTGACGGTTGTGCCCGGCGGCCTCTCATCTTCTGGCTGGGCTCCCGATGCCAGCGGCACCACGGCGATGATCGGGGTGTGCGCATGA